The following are encoded together in the Methanomassiliicoccales archaeon genome:
- a CDS encoding cation-transporting P-type ATPase: MDAGSPDDAEALKCIDCTVEELHARLGTGPDGLTAAEASARVLRYGRNVLPEMKKKLSQSVIAQFKNLFNILLIVAAALSFISGFSANDSSSVGMGIVILFVVVISIVFSLFQEYRAERAVRAIKELIPTNARVKRGGQVLQVRVADIVPGDLLVLEAGDKVPADARVTECFELAVDNAALTGESEPAHRSAGLSAATSRKELAHCANLVFAGTTVSSGSGSAVVFATGDFTEFGRVVKLTQTVQEPASPLQLEINRTAKVNFVVAIAVGFLFLLIAFFGLHLEFAASMLFMIGVIISLVPEGFQVTLTLALALSSLAMSKRNVVVKRLSSVETLGSATVICTDKTGTITEGQMTVRRAWVGGKVLEVTGEGYEPEGAVLLNDERIAASGNEELLQLSRIACLDNTATVVPPLDRRKSRWTAIGDSTEAALLVFAAKAGMMYKDELTRSPRVGLVPFESKRKMMTSVHRDHEGQVTAYVKGAGMEVLARSSRAYWNGEITPLTESMKKQIVDQIDAFARDAYRVLALAVRPLPGESEKYEAEALESDLTFVGLVAILDPPRAESREAVRQARAAGTKVIMLTGDHELTAEAIARNVGIITSDRAVAVTGGALSQMSEEELSRLLDHQEVVFARIAPDQKLRVVQALHQKGETVAVTGDGVNDAPALLEADIGIAMGLSGTDVARETADMVLLDDNFASIVHGMEQGRAVFENLKKFIVYVFIHNWAELVTFIAFVVLGVPLPLAVVQVLAIDLMLDIPPSLALTMEPPEPGIMERPPRSRATRLFSAGAIARSAYLGMIVGVVALVWCFRMWGQAGWTLGMGAVPTAIGYDQGTTITMAAIMAGQLGTVFAMRTNVQFSLSISLRKNKWLLVAVVISFLTLLLLVYVPPIGSAFSAAPVPLTDLVILYSIAPVLFLLEEGRKYVVRLYLLPTRPIPAVPVPSLASLAMVKGGMQSKPLPPFLERSPPTAVVLYGRGFERNLAHAAIDAAHASGSRLVFIRAIGLQSVEGELADLSRFIDEHASHLGVPYEVQDIRLASRERSAQTMASSLVQAIKDSGAAWLFVPISREALSGKKSALKRVRWVEEFREKKVVLVSDWSASQIPISHGPRILIPALTRLRGESVALAEALTEGSNFPDVDIVAAKVVEIPPIVPLYSIYRPESLVDVEREMAVFKSLPSWALVRRMHPMVVLVRESGRDVAHFAKERNVDVIIMEGEWEERKRGFLFKKERSVAERAECTVVVALRPEEPEKKSAG; this comes from the coding sequence GTGGACGCTGGTTCACCGGACGATGCCGAGGCATTGAAATGCATCGACTGCACCGTCGAGGAATTGCATGCCCGCTTGGGCACCGGCCCAGATGGGCTGACGGCAGCCGAGGCTAGCGCTCGAGTGCTGAGATACGGCCGTAATGTGCTCCCAGAGATGAAAAAGAAGCTCTCGCAGAGCGTGATCGCCCAGTTCAAGAATCTTTTCAACATCTTGCTGATCGTCGCCGCAGCACTCTCTTTCATCAGCGGCTTCAGCGCCAACGATTCCAGCTCTGTTGGCATGGGCATCGTGATCCTGTTCGTCGTTGTCATCAGCATCGTTTTCAGCCTCTTCCAGGAGTATCGGGCGGAACGCGCCGTACGCGCCATCAAGGAGCTGATCCCGACCAACGCCCGGGTGAAGAGGGGCGGGCAGGTCTTGCAGGTTCGAGTGGCAGACATCGTCCCGGGGGATTTGCTGGTGCTCGAAGCCGGAGACAAGGTGCCGGCGGACGCGCGCGTGACCGAATGCTTCGAACTTGCCGTGGACAACGCCGCATTGACCGGCGAATCAGAGCCGGCCCACCGTTCCGCGGGGTTGTCAGCCGCCACTTCCAGGAAGGAACTAGCGCACTGCGCGAACTTGGTCTTCGCCGGAACGACAGTGTCCTCGGGCTCTGGGAGCGCTGTCGTGTTTGCCACAGGGGACTTTACCGAGTTCGGGCGCGTGGTGAAGCTTACGCAGACCGTGCAGGAGCCGGCCAGTCCACTCCAGCTTGAGATAAACCGTACCGCGAAGGTGAACTTCGTGGTTGCCATCGCCGTCGGCTTCCTGTTCCTCCTCATAGCTTTCTTTGGTCTGCACCTGGAGTTCGCCGCCAGCATGCTGTTCATGATCGGGGTCATAATCTCTCTAGTTCCCGAGGGCTTTCAAGTAACGCTCACTCTCGCATTGGCGTTGTCCAGCCTGGCGATGTCCAAGCGCAACGTGGTGGTGAAGCGCCTTTCCTCGGTGGAGACGCTAGGCAGCGCCACCGTGATCTGCACCGACAAGACAGGTACGATCACTGAGGGCCAGATGACTGTTCGCCGGGCGTGGGTCGGGGGCAAGGTGCTAGAGGTCACGGGCGAGGGATATGAGCCCGAAGGCGCGGTCTTGCTCAATGATGAGCGGATTGCCGCGTCCGGGAACGAGGAACTGCTGCAGCTGAGCCGAATCGCCTGCCTCGACAATACCGCCACCGTCGTTCCACCCCTCGACAGACGCAAGTCACGCTGGACGGCGATTGGAGATTCGACCGAGGCGGCGTTGCTGGTGTTTGCGGCGAAGGCCGGCATGATGTACAAGGACGAATTGACCCGCAGTCCGCGCGTTGGCCTAGTACCCTTCGAATCGAAGCGCAAGATGATGACCAGCGTACACCGGGATCATGAAGGTCAGGTTACCGCCTACGTCAAGGGTGCCGGCATGGAGGTGCTCGCGCGGAGCTCTCGCGCCTACTGGAACGGTGAGATCACTCCGCTCACCGAATCGATGAAGAAGCAGATCGTCGACCAGATCGATGCGTTCGCTCGAGACGCCTACCGAGTGCTGGCATTGGCAGTGAGGCCGCTTCCAGGTGAGTCGGAGAAATATGAAGCCGAGGCGCTGGAGTCCGACCTCACTTTCGTGGGGCTGGTAGCCATCCTGGACCCGCCCCGGGCGGAGAGCCGCGAGGCCGTGAGGCAGGCGCGTGCCGCTGGAACCAAGGTGATCATGCTCACCGGCGACCACGAACTCACCGCGGAAGCGATCGCCAGAAACGTAGGGATAATCACTTCTGATCGGGCGGTCGCGGTCACTGGAGGCGCGCTGTCCCAGATGAGCGAGGAAGAGCTCAGCCGTTTGCTCGACCATCAGGAGGTGGTTTTCGCTCGCATCGCGCCGGACCAGAAGCTCAGGGTGGTGCAGGCCTTGCACCAGAAGGGCGAGACGGTGGCCGTGACCGGAGATGGCGTGAACGACGCCCCCGCCCTTCTGGAGGCCGACATCGGCATTGCCATGGGGCTCTCCGGCACGGACGTCGCCAGGGAAACCGCGGACATGGTGCTTCTGGACGACAACTTCGCTTCCATCGTGCACGGCATGGAGCAAGGCAGGGCGGTCTTCGAGAACCTGAAGAAGTTCATCGTCTACGTCTTCATACACAACTGGGCGGAACTCGTTACCTTCATAGCGTTCGTTGTGCTGGGTGTGCCCTTGCCCTTGGCCGTCGTTCAGGTGCTGGCAATAGATCTCATGTTGGACATCCCGCCCTCTCTTGCCTTGACCATGGAGCCACCGGAGCCAGGCATCATGGAACGACCGCCTCGGTCGAGGGCTACGCGTCTCTTCAGCGCAGGAGCGATCGCGCGCTCTGCCTATCTAGGCATGATAGTGGGCGTGGTGGCACTCGTCTGGTGTTTCCGGATGTGGGGGCAGGCAGGTTGGACCCTAGGGATGGGAGCGGTGCCCACTGCGATCGGGTATGATCAGGGTACCACGATAACCATGGCGGCGATAATGGCGGGGCAGCTCGGCACCGTCTTCGCAATGCGGACAAACGTGCAATTCTCGCTCTCGATAAGCCTGCGGAAGAACAAGTGGCTGTTGGTCGCTGTGGTAATTTCCTTCCTCACATTGCTGCTACTGGTGTACGTTCCGCCGATAGGCTCAGCGTTCTCCGCCGCCCCCGTTCCCTTGACCGACCTCGTCATCCTCTATTCGATCGCCCCCGTCCTTTTCCTGTTGGAAGAGGGAAGGAAGTACGTGGTGCGCTTGTACCTGCTGCCCACCAGACCGATTCCCGCGGTGCCGGTGCCGTCGCTCGCTTCCTTGGCGATGGTCAAGGGCGGTATGCAGTCGAAGCCGCTTCCGCCCTTCCTGGAGCGGTCTCCGCCCACGGCCGTCGTTCTGTATGGGCGCGGGTTCGAAAGGAATCTGGCGCACGCCGCCATCGATGCCGCTCATGCCTCCGGGTCGAGGCTGGTCTTCATCCGCGCTATCGGCCTGCAGTCCGTGGAGGGGGAGCTAGCCGACCTTAGCCGTTTCATCGACGAGCACGCCTCGCACCTAGGGGTACCCTATGAGGTCCAGGATATCCGGCTCGCGAGTCGGGAACGGAGCGCGCAAACCATGGCCAGCAGCCTGGTACAAGCCATCAAGGACTCGGGGGCGGCATGGCTGTTCGTCCCCATTTCCAGGGAAGCCTTGAGCGGAAAGAAAAGCGCGCTGAAAAGGGTCAGGTGGGTGGAGGAGTTCAGGGAGAAGAAAGTGGTGCTGGTGAGCGACTGGAGCGCTTCTCAGATCCCGATCAGTCATGGCCCTCGGATCCTCATACCTGCCCTGACGAGGCTGCGGGGGGAGTCGGTGGCACTGGCGGAGGCGCTGACCGAAGGGTCGAACTTCCCCGATGTGGACATCGTGGCAGCGAAGGTGGTGGAAATCCCGCCCATCGTGCCCTTGTACTCCATCTACCGGCCGGAGTCGCTGGTGGATGTGGAGCGGGAGATGGCGGTGTTCAAGTCGCTCCCGTCCTGGGCACTGGTTCGTCGGATGCATCCGATGGTGGTCCTCGTCCGGGAGAGTGGCAGGGACGTAGCGCACTTCGCGAAAGAGCGCAATGTGGATGTGATCATCATGGAAGGCGAGTGGGAGGAACGAAAGCGTGGCTTCCTATTCAAGAAAGAACGAAGCGTGGCGGAGCGGGCGGAGTGCACGGTCGTGGTGGCTTTGCGTCCGGAAGAGCCGGAGAAGAAGTCGGCTGGCTGA
- a CDS encoding PadR family transcriptional regulator, with protein MAGGEHQELRKSFQKYGFKAGFLKLVVLKLVSQGPTHGYALMKRIEELTEADWCPSPGSIYPALKELEKEELITVHDEGRRRLYSITPKGQEMLNMALEHAAIAMKHLQNLLEA; from the coding sequence ATGGCAGGGGGAGAGCACCAAGAGTTGCGGAAAAGCTTCCAGAAGTACGGCTTCAAGGCCGGCTTTCTTAAGTTGGTGGTGCTCAAGCTCGTCTCCCAGGGGCCGACGCACGGCTACGCCCTCATGAAGAGGATAGAGGAACTGACGGAGGCGGACTGGTGTCCCTCCCCCGGCTCCATCTATCCTGCCTTGAAGGAGCTGGAGAAGGAGGAGCTCATCACCGTGCATGATGAGGGAAGGCGCAGGTTGTACTCCATCACGCCCAAGGGACAGGAGATGCTGAACATGGCGCTGGAGCATGCCGCCATAGCGATGAAGCATCTGCAGAACCTCCTGGAAGCCTGA
- a CDS encoding ABC transporter ATP-binding protein, translating to MVETVITVSQLLKKYGDFKAVDGISFEVYAGEVFSLLGPNGAGKTTTVEILECLRTKTAGDVRVLGMDIDHQMRDIKRRIGVLPQDFNCFDLLTVRENIDYFGDMFDKRLPAEDLIKAVDLKDKEDELFKNLSGGLKQRTGVAVAMVNDPDIIFLDEPTTGLDPRARRDVWEVIRTLKAKGKTVILTTHYMEEAEILSDRVGIIDHGKFIAFGTPRDIVDKYGTGSRVIISKCDSVCIDLLKQQWPLGEYKDNDVVIRLENKNALAEIIYTIDRSGGNYEQIQVTRPTLEDVFLNLTGRKIVEKGEEHAQ from the coding sequence ATGGTCGAAACCGTCATCACGGTCTCCCAGCTGCTGAAGAAGTACGGCGACTTCAAGGCCGTGGACGGCATTTCGTTCGAAGTCTACGCAGGAGAAGTGTTCTCGCTCCTAGGTCCGAACGGCGCCGGCAAGACCACCACCGTCGAGATCCTGGAATGCCTGCGCACCAAGACCGCTGGTGACGTGAGGGTCCTCGGGATGGATATCGATCACCAGATGCGCGACATCAAGAGGCGCATCGGCGTGCTCCCGCAGGACTTCAACTGCTTCGATCTGCTCACCGTCAGGGAGAACATCGACTACTTCGGCGATATGTTCGACAAGCGCCTGCCGGCCGAGGACCTCATCAAGGCCGTCGATCTGAAAGACAAGGAGGACGAGCTGTTCAAGAACCTCTCCGGCGGGCTGAAGCAGAGGACCGGGGTGGCCGTGGCCATGGTCAACGACCCGGACATCATCTTCTTGGACGAGCCTACCACCGGATTGGACCCTCGAGCTCGAAGGGACGTCTGGGAAGTGATCCGGACGCTCAAGGCAAAAGGCAAGACGGTCATCCTGACCACCCACTACATGGAAGAGGCAGAGATACTCTCCGACCGAGTGGGCATCATCGATCACGGCAAGTTCATTGCCTTCGGCACGCCGCGGGACATAGTGGACAAGTACGGCACCGGGTCCCGGGTCATCATCTCCAAGTGCGATAGCGTTTGCATCGACCTGCTCAAGCAGCAATGGCCGCTGGGCGAGTACAAAGACAACGACGTAGTCATCAGGCTGGAGAACAAGAACGCTCTGGCCGAGATAATCTACACCATAGACCGTTCCGGCGGCAATTACGAGCAGATACAGGTGACGCGACCGACGCTCGAGGATGTGTTCCTGAACCTCACCGGCCGCAAGATCGTGGAGAAGGGGGAAGAGCATGCCCAATAG
- a CDS encoding PAS domain S-box protein, with protein MFVGSDGKFLEQAKSYLERTADVQVHTATSPQDALVWMRGERCDAIVCDHRPPAISGLDFLSGLRTSGMDVPFVLLTEEDRKEILVRAMHLDADFCLQTTWRKEYVLPELNHRLWQAMEKHEEERRLHHRLAMEKLVTDISKRMLAARSEAIGDEIQDALRRVGEFIGARRCFLNLISPDRCRIVESFDWPEDLLPIQHDDMRSLDPTRYGWALDKFARGENIIISDLDALPPEVQPEIESWRKLGIRHAAGLPLISNGTLKGFFGFTSTGDPTEWTEDDIGLMVILSQSVSAGLERKEYVEELRQEKEKFRAIADYTCNMEMWVGTDGEVRWLNPAVEKITGYTVAECMRVPGVLLPMVVEEDRPLIAEWQKNAEMGQSMSDQEFRIRRKDGELRYVAVSWQPIFDSHGGSQGHRISARDVTDRKKVEEALQQSFAQLTTLNRVTRHDMAAQIAVLRKGVELCQSSADVKMERLLERMAGTVSELERQLQFMEDYQQLGANEPMWQNVSEVASSVLERMVLPTRVKVKLDLGDLEVFADPMLEKVFASLVDNSLLHGGGVRDLRMHSLATDDGVSIVYQDDGKGIPDEEKLMLFQSRYDKRPALGLLLCRSILEVTGIEIRENGAPGKGARFELLVPAGFFRFPPAEER; from the coding sequence TTGTTCGTAGGGTCGGACGGCAAGTTCCTAGAGCAGGCCAAGTCCTATCTTGAGAGGACGGCTGACGTACAGGTGCACACCGCCACCTCTCCCCAGGACGCCTTGGTCTGGATGCGAGGCGAGCGCTGTGATGCGATCGTGTGCGACCATCGGCCGCCCGCCATCTCCGGCCTGGATTTCCTGAGCGGTTTGCGAACCTCCGGAATGGACGTCCCCTTCGTCCTCCTCACTGAGGAAGACAGGAAGGAGATCCTGGTGCGGGCCATGCACCTGGATGCCGATTTCTGTCTGCAGACCACCTGGCGAAAGGAATACGTGCTGCCGGAGCTGAACCATCGACTGTGGCAGGCGATGGAGAAACATGAGGAGGAGAGGCGACTGCATCACCGACTGGCCATGGAGAAGCTGGTGACGGACATCTCCAAGCGGATGTTGGCGGCGAGGTCGGAAGCGATAGGCGACGAGATCCAGGACGCCTTGCGCCGAGTCGGGGAGTTCATCGGTGCTAGGCGCTGCTTCCTCAACCTCATCTCCCCGGACCGCTGCAGGATCGTGGAATCGTTCGACTGGCCTGAGGACCTGCTCCCCATCCAGCATGATGACATGCGCTCCCTCGATCCCACCCGGTACGGCTGGGCCTTGGACAAGTTCGCCCGGGGGGAGAACATCATCATCAGCGACCTGGACGCGCTTCCGCCCGAGGTGCAGCCCGAGATCGAGTCCTGGAGGAAGCTAGGCATAAGGCATGCGGCCGGCCTTCCCTTGATCTCGAACGGCACGCTCAAAGGGTTCTTCGGCTTCACTTCCACCGGCGATCCCACCGAGTGGACGGAGGATGATATCGGACTGATGGTCATACTGTCCCAGTCGGTCTCGGCCGGCCTGGAACGCAAGGAGTACGTGGAGGAGCTCCGTCAGGAGAAGGAGAAGTTCCGGGCCATCGCCGACTACACCTGCAACATGGAGATGTGGGTAGGCACCGATGGAGAGGTGCGCTGGCTCAACCCGGCCGTGGAGAAGATCACTGGCTACACCGTGGCAGAGTGCATGCGCGTGCCCGGGGTGCTGCTGCCCATGGTCGTCGAGGAGGACCGGCCGCTGATCGCCGAGTGGCAGAAGAATGCGGAGATGGGGCAGAGCATGAGCGACCAGGAGTTCCGCATCCGACGCAAGGATGGCGAGTTGAGGTATGTGGCCGTCTCCTGGCAGCCGATCTTCGATTCTCATGGTGGTTCGCAAGGGCACCGGATCAGCGCGCGCGACGTGACCGACAGGAAGAAAGTGGAGGAGGCGTTGCAGCAATCCTTCGCCCAGCTCACCACTCTCAACCGGGTGACGAGACATGACATGGCGGCGCAGATCGCGGTCCTCAGGAAAGGAGTGGAGCTTTGCCAGTCATCCGCCGACGTGAAGATGGAGCGTCTCCTGGAGCGGATGGCGGGCACGGTGTCGGAACTGGAGAGGCAGCTGCAGTTCATGGAAGATTACCAGCAGCTCGGCGCCAACGAACCGATGTGGCAGAACGTGAGCGAGGTCGCGTCCTCCGTCCTGGAGAGGATGGTCCTGCCGACCCGGGTGAAGGTGAAGCTGGACCTGGGAGACCTGGAGGTGTTCGCCGACCCCATGCTGGAGAAGGTCTTTGCCAGCCTGGTGGACAACTCCCTGCTCCACGGAGGGGGGGTGCGCGATCTGCGCATGCATAGCCTGGCCACGGATGATGGCGTCTCGATCGTCTACCAGGACGATGGCAAAGGCATTCCTGACGAGGAGAAGCTGATGCTCTTCCAAAGCCGCTACGACAAACGCCCGGCGCTGGGACTGCTGCTCTGCCGCTCCATCCTGGAGGTGACGGGGATAGAGATACGCGAGAACGGTGCCCCGGGCAAGGGCGCGCGCTTCGAGCTCCTGGTGCCCGCGGGTTTCTTCCGCTTCCCTCCAGCCGAGGAACGGTAG
- the sepF gene encoding cell division protein SepF, with protein MPLLKKPFMHNKAEVQTVESDQYIDLGLLNFDEENPLGGKGMIKIAEIYRYEDLNQVVQPAYSGNIVLIDYSSVANDQITLKRITNELKAVARDTNGDVAAIGHNLIVVAPNGIKIDRHKIKGGFS; from the coding sequence ATGCCATTGCTGAAGAAGCCTTTTATGCATAACAAGGCGGAAGTCCAGACGGTAGAGAGCGACCAGTACATCGACCTGGGGCTGCTCAACTTCGACGAGGAGAACCCGCTGGGCGGAAAGGGAATGATCAAGATCGCGGAGATATACCGCTACGAGGACCTGAACCAGGTGGTGCAGCCGGCCTACAGCGGCAACATCGTCCTCATCGACTACTCATCCGTGGCCAACGACCAGATCACTCTCAAGCGCATAACCAACGAGCTGAAGGCGGTCGCCCGGGATACGAACGGGGACGTGGCGGCCATCGGCCATAACCTGATCGTCGTCGCTCCGAACGGCATCAAGATCGACCGCCATAAGATCAAGGGCGGCTTCAGCTGA
- a CDS encoding DUF5678 domain-containing protein: protein MHTAKNQDVFMEMNLSPFIGKWVAICDDKVVASSPTFKETFNEAKRLCPGKHPLVAMVPSNENLIL from the coding sequence ATGCATACGGCCAAGAACCAGGACGTTTTCATGGAGATGAACCTTTCACCATTCATCGGGAAATGGGTGGCCATCTGCGATGATAAGGTGGTCGCCAGTAGCCCGACCTTCAAAGAAACGTTCAACGAGGCCAAGCGTCTTTGTCCAGGCAAGCATCCTCTTGTTGCGATGGTCCCCTCGAACGAAAACCTCATCCTATGA
- a CDS encoding HesA/MoeB/ThiF family protein, translating into MVKVSLTPQDRERYKRQMSLEGFGERAQLKLKRSTVGIVGLGGLGSPAAMYLAAAGVGTLILADDQAAELSNLNRQLLHWERDVSVNKLKVDSAAEKLMQINSNLKVRIRTERMDENNIPLLLDDADVILDCTDNFDVRFALNAFCVNASKPFVHAAVEGMHGQLTTIIPGRTPCLRCLFASVPKRNEVPVLGPVAGVLGCLQATEAIKLLTGKGETLASKLLVVDMEYNSFEVVKIERDQRCPVCSN; encoded by the coding sequence GTGGTCAAGGTCTCGCTCACGCCTCAGGACCGAGAGCGGTACAAGCGGCAGATGAGCCTGGAAGGTTTCGGGGAGAGGGCGCAGCTGAAGCTGAAGCGCTCCACCGTCGGCATCGTGGGGCTTGGAGGCCTAGGTTCTCCGGCCGCCATGTACCTGGCGGCGGCGGGCGTCGGCACGCTCATCCTGGCGGACGATCAGGCGGCGGAGCTGAGCAACCTCAACCGCCAGCTGCTGCATTGGGAGCGCGATGTCTCGGTCAACAAGCTCAAAGTGGATAGCGCAGCGGAGAAGCTGATGCAGATTAACTCTAACCTCAAGGTGAGGATTCGAACTGAGAGAATGGACGAGAACAACATCCCCTTGCTGCTGGACGATGCGGACGTCATCCTGGACTGCACGGACAACTTCGATGTTCGGTTCGCCCTGAACGCTTTCTGCGTGAACGCTTCCAAGCCATTCGTTCATGCGGCGGTGGAAGGGATGCACGGCCAGCTGACGACGATCATACCTGGCAGGACGCCATGTCTGCGCTGCCTCTTCGCCTCCGTTCCAAAGAGGAACGAAGTTCCGGTGCTCGGTCCCGTGGCCGGAGTGCTAGGATGCCTGCAAGCGACGGAGGCGATCAAGCTCCTCACTGGAAAAGGGGAGACATTGGCATCCAAGCTCCTGGTCGTGGATATGGAATACAACTCCTTCGAAGTGGTGAAGATCGAGCGCGATCAGAGATGTCCCGTCTGTTCGAACTGA
- a CDS encoding prenyltransferase has product MSSGRSSKARLILRLARLHFLIPGILLYILGSLLAWQRGAPIDLMRFVLGYAIFAPAHLSVSFSNDFFDREADRSAERTVLSGGSGVLVQEPSLAKFAVRFAIGLIVLSLTMTLAFALAYHMPLYFVPFVIFGALLGWFYSAPPLRLAYRGWGEVSTALASGFIMPGMGYLSISGSLDIWFVVLSVPLLCYGLFFILTVETPDEESDRRSGKNGYLVRHGLRRASELSVVATGAGTLLLLFLSVMFPGTEYRFLWPLVPLSVLPLGAALIWRSSGPTSRKKITRQVMLNFASMMLFLVLADALLALPMFA; this is encoded by the coding sequence ATGTCATCTGGAAGATCGAGCAAAGCAAGGCTTATCCTCAGACTGGCTAGGCTGCATTTCCTTATTCCCGGGATCTTGCTCTACATCCTCGGCTCGCTATTGGCCTGGCAGCGGGGCGCGCCTATCGATCTGATGCGTTTCGTCTTGGGATATGCGATCTTCGCTCCCGCTCATCTATCGGTCTCATTCAGCAACGACTTCTTCGACCGGGAGGCTGACCGATCGGCGGAGAGGACCGTTCTCTCCGGAGGAAGCGGGGTATTGGTGCAGGAACCTTCCTTGGCGAAGTTCGCGGTAAGGTTCGCCATCGGCCTGATCGTTCTTTCGCTGACCATGACCTTGGCGTTCGCTCTGGCCTACCATATGCCGCTGTACTTCGTTCCGTTCGTGATCTTCGGAGCGCTGCTGGGCTGGTTCTATTCCGCTCCTCCCCTCCGTCTGGCATATCGCGGTTGGGGTGAGGTGTCCACCGCCCTGGCATCAGGATTCATTATGCCTGGAATGGGTTACCTGTCGATCTCCGGCTCGCTGGACATCTGGTTCGTGGTTCTGAGCGTGCCGCTGCTGTGCTACGGCCTCTTCTTCATTCTGACCGTGGAGACGCCGGACGAGGAGAGCGATCGAAGGTCGGGGAAGAACGGCTATCTGGTGCGCCACGGGCTGAGGAGGGCGAGCGAGCTGTCGGTGGTCGCCACCGGAGCGGGAACGCTGTTGCTCCTATTCCTGTCCGTGATGTTCCCGGGAACGGAGTATCGGTTCCTCTGGCCCCTGGTGCCTCTGTCCGTCCTGCCTCTGGGCGCCGCGCTCATCTGGCGATCTTCCGGTCCGACGTCCAGGAAGAAGATCACCCGGCAGGTGATGCTGAACTTCGCTTCCATGATGCTCTTCCTCGTCCTGGCGGATGCTCTTCTGGCGCTGCCGATGTTCGCCTAG
- a CDS encoding RNA-binding protein — translation MSELRVRKRRRLREKEIRVLSEEISAKVGLQVFGLEDTVDMAEGPDFEVVFVSNLILAFVMNGKSFLTVRGLLKYPATRSYVTVDMGAIKFVINGADVMGPGIVDADEGIVPGDYVWIRDEKNLKPLAVGAALATGVEMKAKRPGKLVKSLFYVGDKLWKYDER, via the coding sequence ATGTCGGAGCTGCGCGTTCGCAAGCGGCGGAGGCTGCGGGAGAAGGAGATACGTGTTTTGTCGGAGGAGATATCCGCCAAGGTGGGGTTGCAGGTCTTCGGCCTCGAGGACACGGTGGACATGGCCGAGGGCCCGGATTTCGAGGTCGTGTTCGTCTCCAATCTGATCCTGGCCTTCGTCATGAACGGTAAGAGCTTCCTCACCGTGCGCGGATTGTTGAAGTATCCCGCCACCAGATCATACGTTACCGTTGACATGGGGGCGATCAAGTTCGTCATCAACGGCGCGGACGTCATGGGCCCGGGCATCGTGGACGCGGACGAAGGCATCGTCCCTGGAGACTACGTCTGGATAAGGGACGAGAAGAACCTCAAGCCCCTGGCCGTGGGAGCGGCTCTGGCGACGGGAGTGGAAATGAAAGCCAAACGCCCAGGCAAATTGGTCAAATCGCTCTTCTACGTGGGCGACAAGCTCTGGAAGTACGACGAAAGGTAG